One Nyctibius grandis isolate bNycGra1 chromosome 17, bNycGra1.pri, whole genome shotgun sequence genomic window carries:
- the NBL1 gene encoding neuroblastoma suppressor of tumorigenicity 1 isoform X1: MRPPSPGCCRVLAELAMMLRFVVGALFPALLLAAPPPINKLALFPDKSAWCEAKNITQIVGHSGCESKSIQNRACLGQCFSYSVPNTFPQSTESLVHCDSCMPAQSMWEIVTLDCPGNDEIPRVDKLVEKILHCSCQACGKEPSHEGTLFNVYLNAEENMPAEGPSPHHYAHHQQDVEEPPASSHHHHEEEGDE; the protein is encoded by the exons TTGTAGGGTTTTGGCAGAGCTGGCCATGATGTTACGGTTCGTGGTCGGTGCCCTCTTCCCAGCGCTGCTCCTGGCCGCACCGCCCCCCATAAACAAGCTCGCCCTCTTCCCGGACAAGAGCGCTTGGTGCGAGGCAAAGAACATCACCCAGATCGTGGGGCACAGTGGCTGCGAGTCCAAGTCCATTCAGAACAG GGCCTGTCTGGGACAGTGTTTCAGCTACAGTGTCCCCAACACCTTCCCTCAGTCCACAGAGTCCCTGGTTCACTGTGACTCCTGCATGCCAGCCCAGTCCATGTGGGAAATT GTGACGTTGGACTGTCCAGGCAACGACGAGATCCCCAGGGTTGACAAGCTGGTGGAGAAGATACTTCACTGTAGCTGCCAGGCTTGTGGGAAGGAGCCAAGCCACGAGGGAACCCTGTTCAACGTCTACCTGAACGCGGAGGAGAACATGCCCGCTGAAGGTCCCAGCCCCCATCACTATGCCCACCACCAACAGGACGTGGAAGAACCTCCCGCCTCCAGCCACCACCATCACGAGGAGGAGGGCGATGAGTGA
- the NBL1 gene encoding neuroblastoma suppressor of tumorigenicity 1 isoform X2, which yields MMLRFVVGALFPALLLAAPPPINKLALFPDKSAWCEAKNITQIVGHSGCESKSIQNRACLGQCFSYSVPNTFPQSTESLVHCDSCMPAQSMWEIVTLDCPGNDEIPRVDKLVEKILHCSCQACGKEPSHEGTLFNVYLNAEENMPAEGPSPHHYAHHQQDVEEPPASSHHHHEEEGDE from the exons ATGATGTTACGGTTCGTGGTCGGTGCCCTCTTCCCAGCGCTGCTCCTGGCCGCACCGCCCCCCATAAACAAGCTCGCCCTCTTCCCGGACAAGAGCGCTTGGTGCGAGGCAAAGAACATCACCCAGATCGTGGGGCACAGTGGCTGCGAGTCCAAGTCCATTCAGAACAG GGCCTGTCTGGGACAGTGTTTCAGCTACAGTGTCCCCAACACCTTCCCTCAGTCCACAGAGTCCCTGGTTCACTGTGACTCCTGCATGCCAGCCCAGTCCATGTGGGAAATT GTGACGTTGGACTGTCCAGGCAACGACGAGATCCCCAGGGTTGACAAGCTGGTGGAGAAGATACTTCACTGTAGCTGCCAGGCTTGTGGGAAGGAGCCAAGCCACGAGGGAACCCTGTTCAACGTCTACCTGAACGCGGAGGAGAACATGCCCGCTGAAGGTCCCAGCCCCCATCACTATGCCCACCACCAACAGGACGTGGAAGAACCTCCCGCCTCCAGCCACCACCATCACGAGGAGGAGGGCGATGAGTGA